The Catharus ustulatus isolate bCatUst1 chromosome 16, bCatUst1.pri.v2, whole genome shotgun sequence genome window below encodes:
- the PPL gene encoding periplakin codes for MHSLFRKRNKGKYSPSVQKKSISSKELTELIERLQKNADQVEKNIVETDSRMQNDLHKIKACQLAQYKELTAQKLSESDKLLYVLDGDAAVARHMKHPQGDMITEDIRQLKERVANLRVKHDQIYNFPLQHIEPQVNWSTVIEEKQDALSSKGFGTDLPLVNSQVEEHNIFHNEVMAIGPHIVKEGSKENLSDFQAKYQKLLAGSQQRQQDLNSLQDYMQRCTNKLYWLDQQAKDRTHYDWSDHNLDYPSRRRQYENFIHRKLEEKEEAINKLHADGDQLLAQNHPGKNAIEAHIEAVHADWKEYLNLLICEESHLKFMEDFHKFQKDTKDAQELLKKVDTDLDQKFSPEFKDRYQLESLLRELDDQEKALDKYEAVVKSLQERSQQVLPLRYRRQPPPQPIPVEALCEYEGEQGQISRGAHYTLQRNGGDLWEVADSAGDTISAPGVCFMIPPPDPEAIAQAEQIAKHYVSVKEKTNNCKNVLQQRYEGLKADSIGDAASVRGRQLLAGLEKVNSDLDKQEKAITANLRPPLEQSRAVQDSTERSKDLKNITNEVRRIEPEKTRKIQECEAFIESVPNTGSATLVRNKVDNTNKKYERVVQLLSAAQEKVEVATNLERSLQQGRDLLSSYENKLVIDDTVPEDLRVVDRKKEELLAMGTELQSKKFLLSEAEQNLQRTKTCSNTLASKFQEHCPDIERQEAELYKLNQRFNNLSKQIDHRTQTLQKAKSAYSNYRTNYDKVNQFLCNIPNYEPQETDNIQQVEMKLKSQVALLSDIASKEQEVQKVSATAQQYQQAVKDYELEAEKLRSILDLENGRNGYTSKKPRLQSPAAKVKEEEAVLAAKYTEVNAVNKQRLQNLEFAQSLLRQQPEIQVTQDFAQTKKSVRPVEEVWKLKKELEDETQRRQQLEAEIEAIQNNIVHLQNQKPQETVVKKELVKKVPDPQLEESFHRLQQNLAEEQRKNQVLQDELEALKIRLRVLEHEKREGGQEYIVKEVLRIEQDKAQAAEILKLKEELEELRRQEGTRESEVILLRQQIAVLSSEKNKEQEKVTEKEVLKLQNDPQLEMEFRMLQETKERESALRQKHEEELSFLQEKLRRLEKERAIAEGKITVKEVLKVEKDLAIEREVNELRRQYEDEKSKGRSNEREKAELLRKIQLLEEENSKVVVQEKVREIVRPDPKAENEVANLRLELVEQERRCHGGDEQLKSCQNELAALKNRGPLVEVKEVIKEVIKYKNDPETEKELQRLREEIIERTGAIERADLEIYQLKQEIQALKDTKPQVQMKEVVQEILQFREDPKTREEVESLRVQLADEQMKHIDLERERLLQEEKVRQKEEELSQVKEKVVQQEVVKYEQDPALKAEVNSFSQSIESELKQIDGLREELRKLQRRRSELERQLGELEKERQARREAELEVQRLRIRLNELEEQERETTERVTVKQKVILQQDPQQEKEHSLLKLELEEEKHRRQVLQTELEALRKKLLSLEKMEVKEKVVFSESVQVDKGDTEYEIQKLKSNLEEESRRKRELDADINRLETRLSEVEFNNSKSSKELDLLREENHKLHLEKQNLLMETRRLQSEIELTATEAQDLRNMTHVDSGINLDSRFQALERELEDLKQLSREKDAEIEQLQNRLKTVAIKREQRENHLRRSIVVIDPDTGKEMSPEEAHVFGLIEWSLFVKLKSQECDWEEISIKGPNGESSVILDRKSGREFSIEDALKSGRLTTAQYDSYLNKEMSIQELAVLVSGSNYTALAPL; via the exons GATGCGCTGAGCAGCAAAGGCTTTGGGACTGACCTGCCACTGGTCAACAGCCAAGTAGAAGAGCACAACATCTTCCACAACGAGGTCATGGCCATCGGGCCACACATCGTCAAGGAAGGAAGCAAG GAAAACTTGAGCGACTTCCAAGCCAAATACCAGAAGCTGCTG GCCGGCTcacagcagcggcagcaggacCTGAACTCGCTGCAGGATTACATGCAGCGCTGCACCAACAAGCTCTACTGGCTGGATCAGCAGGCCAAGGACAGGACCCATTACGACTGGAGTGACCACAACCTGGACTATCCCAGCCGGCGCCGCCAGTATGAG AACTTCATCCACCGgaagctggaggagaaggaggaggccATCAACAAGCTGCACGCTGATGGGGATCAGCTGCTGGCCCAGAACCACCCTGGGAAGAATGCCATCGAG GCTCACATCGAGGCCGTGCACGCCGACTGGAAGGAGTACCTGAACCTGCTGATCTGCGAGGAGAGCCACCTGAAGTTCATGGAGGACTTCCACAAG tttCAGAAAGACACCAAGGATGCTCAGGAGCTTTTGAAGAAGGTGGATACAGACCTGGACCAAAAATTCAGCCCGGAGTTCAAGGACAGATACCAGCTGGAGTCTCTCCTCCGGGAGCTGGAT GACCAGGAGAAGGCCTTGGACAAGTACGAGGCCGTGGTGAAGTCGCTGCAGGAGCGCAGCCAGCAGGTCCTGCCGCTGCGGTACCGCCGGCAGCCGCCGCCGCAGCCCATCCCCGTGGAGGCTCTCTGCGAGTACGAGGGCGAGCAG ggccagatCAGCCGCGGAGCCCACTACACCCTGCAGAGGAACGGCGGAGACCTTTGGGAAGTGGCCGACAGCGCAGGAGACACCATCAGCGCCCCCGGGGTCTGCTTCATGATCCCCCCGCCCGACCCAGAAGCGATAGCCCAGGCAGAGCA GATTGCCAAGCACTACGTGAGCGTGAAGGAGAAGACCAACAACTGCAAGAACGTCCTCCAGCAGCGCTATGAGGGGCTGAAGGCAGACAGCATCGGAG ATGCTGCATCAGTTCGGGGAcgccagctcctggcagggctggagaaagTCAACAGTGACCTGGACAAGCAGGAGAAAGCAATAACAGCAAACCTGAGGCCACCGTTGGAGCAGAGCCGGGCAGTGCAGGACAGCACCGAGCGCTCCAAGGACCTCAAG aacaTCACCAACGAGGTGCGTCGGATCGAGCCTGAGAAAACGAGGAAGATCCAGGAGTGCGAGGCCTTCATCGAATCCGTGCCCAACACAGGCAGCGCGACCCTGGTGAGGAACAAGGTGGACAACACCAACAAGAAGTACGAGCGCGTGGTGCAGCTGCTCAGCGCTGCCCAGGAGAA AGTTGAGGTGGCCACAAACCTGGAGaggagcctgcagcagggccGAGACCTGCTGTCAAGCTATGAGAACAAGCTGGTCATAGATGACACGGTGCCAGAGGACTTGAGGGTGGTGGacaggaagaaggaagagctgctg GCCATGGGCACTGAGCTCCAGTCCAAGAAGTTCCTGCTCAGTGAAGCCGAGCAGAACCTGCAGAGGACCAAGACATGCTCCAACACCCTGGCCAGCAAGTTCCAGGAGCACTGCCCTGACATCGAGCgccaggaggcagagctgtaCAAGCTCAACCAGCGCTTCAACAACCTCAGCAAGCAGATCGACCACAG AACGCAGAccctgcagaaagcaaaaagtgCCTACTCCAACTACCGCACCAACTACGACAAGGTGAACCAGTTCCTGTGCAACATCCCCAACTACGAGCCCCAGGAGACTGACAACATCCAGCAAGTGGAGATGAAGCTCAAGAGCCAAGTG GCACTGCTCAGTGACATTGCAAGCAAGGAACAGGAGGTGCAGAAGGTCtctgccacagctcagcagtACCAGCAGGCAGTGAAG GACTACGAGCTGGAAGCTGAGAAGCTGCGGTCCATCCTGGACCTGGAGAATGGCCGGAATGGCTACACAAGCAAGAAGCCCAGGCTGCAGTCCCCAGCTGCTAAAGTGAAGGAGGAG GAAGCTGTTTTGGCAGCCAAATACACAGAAGTGAATGCTGTGAAcaagcagaggctgcagaaccTGGAGTTTGCCCAGAGCCTCCTGCGGCAG CAGCCAGAGATTCAGGTGACACAAGACTTTGCCCAGACCAAAAAATCTGTAAGGCCTGTGGAAGAAGTCTGGAAGTTGAAGAAAGAGCTTGAGGATGAGACTCAGCGTCGACAACAGCTCGAGGCGGAGATTGAAGCCATTCAGAACAACATTGTCCACCTGCAAAACCAGAAGCCCCAAGAAACTGTGGTGAAGAAAGAACTGGTGAAGAAGGTGCCTGACCCCCAGCTGGAGGAGAGCTTCCACAGACTGCAGCAAAacctggcagaggagcagcgCAAGAACCAGGTGCTCCAGGACGAGCTGGAGGCTCTTAAAATCCGGCTACGTGTCCTAGAGCatgagaagagagaaggagggCAGGAGTACATAGTGAAAGAGGTGCTGAGGATTGAACAAGATAAGGCTCAAGCTGCTGAAATCCTGAAGCTCAAAGAGGAACTGGAAGAGCtcaggaggcaggaggggaccAGGGAGAGTGAAGTCATCCTCTTACGCCAACAAATTGCTGTGCTGTCCAGCGAGAAGAACAAAGAGCAGGAGAAGGTCACAGAGAAGGAGGTGCTGAAGCTGCAGAACGATCCCCAGCTGGAGATGGAATTCCGGATGTTGCAGGAGACCAAGGAGAGGGAGAGCGCCCTTCGGCAGAAGCACGAGGAAGAGCTCAGCTTCCTCCAGGAGAAGCTCAGGCGTCTGGAGAAGGAACGGGCCATCGCTGAGGGCAAAATCACCGTCAAGGAGGTGCTGAAGGTGGAGAAAGATTTGGCCATTGAGAGGGAGGTCAACGAGCTCCGGCGCCAGTACGAAGATGAGAAGTCCAAGGGCCGTTCCAATGAGCGGGAAaaggctgagctgctcaggaagatccagctgctggaggaggagaactcCAAGGTGGTTGTTCAGGAGAAAGTGCGTGAGATTGTGCGCCCAGACCCCAAAGCTGAGAATGAAGTTGCCAATCTTCGCTTGGAGCTGGtagagcaggagaggaggtgCCACGGTGGGGACGAGCAGCTGAAGAGCTGCCAGAACGAGCTGGCTGCTCTGAAGAACAGAGGGCCCCTAGTAGAAGTCAAAGAAGTCATTAAGGAGGTCATTAAGTACAAGAATGATCCAGAAACTGAAAAGGAGCTGCAGCGACTCCGGGAGGAAATCATAGAGAGGACCGGAGCTATTGAAAGAGCTGACCTGGAGATCTACCAGCTGAAACAAGAGATACAAGCTTTGAAAGACACCAAACCTCAAGTGCAAATGAAGGAAGTTGTTCAAGAAATCCTCCAGTTTCGGGAAGACCCCAAGACTAGAGAGGAGGTAGAGTCGCTGCGAGTGCAGCTGGCAGATGAACAAATGAAGCATATCGACCTGGAGAGGGAGCGGCTTCtccaagaagaaaaagtaagaCAGAAGGAGGAAGAACTTTCCCAGGTGAAGGAGAAAGTGGTCCAGCAGGAAGTAGTGAAGTATGAGCAGGATCCTGCCTTGAAAGCTGAGGTGAATTCCTTCTCCCAGAGCATCGAGAGCGAGCTGAAGCAGATCGACGGGCTCCGCGAGGAGCTGCGCAAGCTGCAGAGGAGACGCTCCGAGCTGGAGCGGCAGCttggggagctggagaaggagagaCAGGCCCGCAGGGAGGCCGAGCTGGAGGTGCAGAGGCTCAGGATCCGCCTGAACGAGCTGGaagaacaggaaagagaaacGACAGAACGAGTGACTGTGAAACAGAAAGTGATCCTTCAGCAAGATccccagcaggagaaggagcactCCCTCCTCAAGCTGGAGTTAGAAGAAGAGAAGCACCGTAGGCAAGTCCTGCAAACTGAACTAGAAGCCCTGAGAAAGAAGCTCCTTTCTTTGGAGAAGATGGAGGTCAAGGAGAAAGTGGTCTTTTCAGAGAGTGTCCAAGTGGACAAAGGAGACACGGAGTACGAGATTCAAAAGCTGAAGAGCAACCTGGAGGAAGAAAGTAGGCGCAAGAGGGAGCTAGATGCAGATATCAACCGCCTGGAAACCAGGCTGTCCGAGGTGGAATTCAACAACTCCAAGTCATCAAAGGAACTAGACTTGTTAAGGGAGGAAAACCACAAGCTCCACCTTGAGAAACAAAACCTGCTGATGGAAACAAGGAGACTGCAGTCAGAGATTGAACTCACTGCAACAGAAGCTCAGGATTTGAGAAACATGACCCACGTGGACAGTGGAATAAACCTGGACTCCAGGTTCCAAGCTTTGGAAAGGGAGTTAGAGGATCTGAAGCAGTTATCCAGAGAAAAAGATGCAGAGATTGAGCAACTCCAGAATCGCCTGAAGACAGTGGCTATCAAGAGGGAGCAAAGAGAGAACCACCTGAGGCGCTCCATCGTGGTCATTGACCCTGACACAGGAAAAGAGATGTCTCCAGAGGAAGCTCACGTGTTTGGCCTTATTGAATGGAGCCTGTTTGTCAAACTGAAGAGCCAGGAATGTGACTGGGAGGAGATCTCAATAAAGGGTCCCAACGGAGAATCATCTGTGATCCTTGACAGAAAGTCTGGCAGGGAGTTCTCCATCGAGGACGCCCTGAAGAGCGGGAGGCTGACCACGGCCCAGTACGACAGTTACCTCAACAAGGAGATGTCTATCCAGGAGCTGGCAGTCTTGGTGTCTGGAAGCAATTACACAGCGCTTGCTCCACTTTAG